One region of Labrus bergylta chromosome 23, fLabBer1.1, whole genome shotgun sequence genomic DNA includes:
- the kcnj8 gene encoding ATP-sensitive inward rectifier potassium channel 8, whose product MLARKSIIPEEFGLPGLASRLPRKPVFRDRVNKARFIAKNGSCNLAHKNIREQGRFLQDVFTTLVDMKWRFTLVIFTTTFVSSWLLFGMSWWLVAFAHGDLNPEGQTGAYCVTDVKSFTSAFLFSIEVQVTIGFGGRMITEQCPTAITVLIMQNIAGLIINAVMLGCIFMKTAQSNRRAETLIFSRHAVIAVRNNSLCFMIRIGDLRKSMIIGATVRLQVVRKTTTPEGEVIPIHQIDVQTESAAASNSLFLLAPLIICHIIDKNSPLYDLSAMEMQCSDLEVIVILEGVVETTGITTQARTSYISEEIQWGHRFVPIVTEEEGVYSVDYSKFGNTVKVATPRCSARELDEKPSILIQTLQKSEMSHQNSLRKRNSMRRNNSMRKGGASSGSLRRNNSGLLAPKVQFYTSTEGGASLNAVT is encoded by the exons ATGTTGGCGAGGAAAAGCATCATCCCGGAGGAGTTCGGTCTGCCGGGGCTGGCCTCCCGGCTGCCCCGAAAACCGGTGTTCAGAGACCGCGTGAACAAGGCGCGCTTCATCGCCAAGAACGGCTCGTGCAACCTGGCGCACAAGAACATCCGGGAGCAGGGCCGCTTCCTGCAGGACGTGTTCACCACGCTGGTGGACATGAAGTGGCGCTTCACGCTGgtcatcttcaccaccacctTCGTCAGCAGCTGGCTGCTCTTCGGCATGAGCTGGTGGCTGGTGGCGTTTGCGCACGGAGACCTGAACCCGGAGGGGCAGACCGGAGCCTACTGCGTCACCGACGTCAA gtcGTTCACTTCGGCCTTCCTGTTCTCCATCGAGGTTCAGGTGACCATCGGCTTCGGGGGGCGGATGATAACGGAGCAGTGTCCGACCGCCATCACCGTCCTCATCATGCAGAACATCGCCGGGCTCATCATCAACGCCGTCATGCTGG GTTGCATCTTCATGAAGACGGCTCAGTCGAACCGCCGAGCAGAGACGCTGATCTTCAGCCGTCACGCCGTCATCGCCGTCAGAAACAACAGCCTGTGTTTCATGATCCGTATCGGAGATCTCAGGAAGAGCATGATCATAGGAGCGACCGTCCGACTCCAG GTGGTGAGGAAGACGACCACGCCTGAGGGCGAGGTGATCCCCATCCATCAGATCGACGTCCAGACGGAGAGCGCCGCCGCCAGTAACAGCCTGTTCCTCCTCGCCCCGCTCATCATCTGTCACATCATCGACAAGAACAG CCCGCTGTACGACCTGTCCGCCATGGAGATGCAGTGCAGCGACCTGGAGGTCATCGTCATCCTGGAGGGGGTCGTGGAGACGACGGGGATCACGACGCAGGCTCGCACCTCCTACATCTCTGAGGAGATCCAGTGGGGTCACCGCTTCGTTCCCATAGTGACCGAGGAGGAGGGCGTTTACTCGGTGGATTACTCCAAGTTTGGGAACACAGTGAAg GTAGCGACGCCTCGCTGCAGCGCCCGAGAGCTGGACGAGAAGCCGTCCATCCTGATCCAGACGCTGCAGAAGAGCGAGATGTCGCACCAGAACTCTCTGAGGAAGCGTAACTCCATGAGGCGCAACAACTCCATGCGGAAAGGCGGAGCGAGCAGCGGCAGCCTGCGCAGGAACAACTCGGGGCTCCTCGCgcccaaagtccagttttacACCTCGACCGAGGGCGGCGCCAGCCTGAACGCCGTCACCTGA